Part of the Acidobacteriota bacterium genome, GCTGAGCCGCCCCGTCAACGCCCCATGAGCCCCGGTCCAACCCCACTCTTTCTCGCACAAGGAGCTAACATGTTCACGAGTCATCGATGTCTCCGGCCCATGGTCCGGTTTGCGGTTCTCGCCGCCCTGACCGTCCTCGCCCTCGGCGATCCGACGGTCGCCTCCGCTGTCACCTTCACCAACATCGCCGAAGACGGCGGCGCCGGCATCACCTGGGAGCGCGTGCCTTCGCCGCGCTTGGCCCACCGCGACGCCATCGTCGCCATGTCGCCCATCCCGTCGATGGATTTCTTCGGCCTGCGCACCAACTCCAGCCCCCAGAAGGGCAGCGGCAACCCGGGCCTGGCGATCTTCGACTACGACAATGACGGCGATCTCGACATCTACGCCACCAACGGCCCCGGTGCCGAGAACAGCCTGTACTCCAGCCAGCTGGTGGAGAGCGGCAGCCTGACCTTCGTCGACGTCGCCGGTGCCGCCGGTGTCGGAGCCTTCGACCAGGACAGCGCCGGCGTGTGCTACGGCGACATCGACAACGACGGCGACCAGGACCTCTACGTACTGGGCACCGGTGAGGCCAACATCCTGTTCGAGAACCAGGGCGACGGCACCTTCACCGACATCACCGCCGCCGCCGGCGTCGCCGGTGACGGCCGCCACCCCGTTGGCTGCTCCTTCGGCGACATCGACAACGACGGTCTGCTGGACGTCGTGGTGGCCAACACCTACGACGACTGGACTCACCGCATCTCGGTCTTCCGCATCGGTCCGACCTACGAGGGCATGGAGCACAACTACCTGTTCCACAATCAGGGCGGCAACGTCTTCGCCGACGTCAGCGCCTCCTCGGGGATCGAGAACGTCTCCAACATGGAGGGTGGCGCTTTCACCTGGGCCATCGCCATGGTCGACTACGACCAGGACGGCGACATCGACATCGTCAGCGCCGACAACCAGGGCGGCGCGCCTCAGGATCGTTCCGAGGAGCGCGGCTGGAACCGCATCTTCCAGAACGACGGCACCGGCCAGTTCACCGACGTCACCATCGCCGCCGGCATGGACATCTTCGGCGGCTGGATGGGCCTCGACTTCAGCGATCTGAACTGCGACGGCAACCTGGACTTCTTCGCCACCAACCTGGGCTACATCGGTTCCGGTCAGCCCTCCCGCTGGTTCTTCGGCAACGACGACGGCACTTTCACCGATCCCGGCGTCGGCGATCTGGTGATGACTCCCTTCGGCTGGGGCGTCAGCTTCCTCGACTACGAGAACGACGGCGACGCCGACATCGTCTTCCACGGCGGCGTCGACATCCTGTCGCTGGTGGACAAGAGCAACCCCGGCGTCATGCTGCGCAACGACGGCGCCTGCTCCGGCATCTTCAGCTGGGACCAGGACGCCTTCAGCACCGATCACCTCAACCGCACGGTGCACGCCGTGGCGGTGGGTGACCTCGACGAGGACGGCTTCGAGGACATCGTCTCGGCCTCCAACTTCAACGTTGTCGAGGACTTCGAGATCCCCTTCGCCGGCGTTCTGCTGCCGCCCTTCGGCTCGCCCTTCGACGAAGTCTCCTCCGCCACGGTGAGCTTCTCCAGCCGCGAGATCATGGGCTTCCAGGTGTACCTGGACCCGGTCTTCGAGCGCGGGAACCTGTCGGTTGAGATCAACAGCGCCGACAGCGGCAACAAGTGGATCGAGGTCAAGGCCCTGGGCACCGTCGGCATCGTCGACGACGCCAGCACCAACCGCGACGGCATCGGCGCCGTGGTGGCCTTCACCCCCCGGGGTGGCAACACCTCGCTGCGGCCCATCATCGGCGGCTCCAGCTACTCCTCCCAGGACGACCTGGCGGCCAACTTCGGCCTCGGTCAGGCCCCCTGGGGCACCGTCGAGGTGATGTGGCCCGGTGGCACGCGCAACCGCCTCTATGGCGTGCGCCACAGCGAGAGCATCACCTTCCCGGAGATTCCCTGCAGCATCGACGACAGCAACGTGCTGGGCTACATCTCCTGCCTGCGAGGCTCCTTGGCGGACCTCGAGAGCGCCGGTGTGCTGGACCGCCGAGAGAAGTTCCGCTTCCTCGCCAGCGGCCTGCGGGCGTTCTTCGAGAACAACGCCCCCTGAGCTAGCCTTTGCCATCGGGCCTCCGGGCCCGAGTTTCTGATATCCGTCGCCGCCCCGGCTCTCGAGCCGCGGCGGCTTTCTTTATGGGTTTTTTGTAGATGGGTTGGGGTGGTAAAACCAAAAACCCTCACCCTCGTTCCCTCTCCCAGCCCTCCCCTTCCCCCGCCCGGTAGAGGGACGCCCCCGCCCAATCCGCTGAGTTTCTGTACGACGCTGATCGACGAGCTTCCCCCTCTACCGGTTGGTGGGGAGGGCGGCTGGGAGAGAAACTATGATGCAGAAAGGGCCACGGCCGTCGTCGGCTCCCGGCCACAAGTTTCTCGACAAAGAAAGGTAGATGGGAACATGTACACGACGACCGCGACCACTTCCGAGCATACCCCGACTTTGTACCTGGCGTTGGATCTGGGTCTGCGCAGCTGGGCGCTGGCGCTGACCGTGGGGCACGGACAAAAGCCTCGCCGCCGGTCTATCGCAGGCGGAGATGTCGACGCCCTGCAGCAGGAGATTGCTCGGGCCAAGAAGCGGTTCGGTCTTCCGGACTCGGCCCCGGTGCGTAGCTGCTTCGAGGCGGGGCGGGATGGCTTCTGGCTGCATCGGTGGCTCGTGTCCATTGGCGTCGACAATGTGGTCGTGGATCCCGGGTCGATTCGCGTCTCTCGCAAAGCCCGCAAGGCTCGCACCGACAAGCTGGAAGCGGCTTCGTTGGTCGCCCATTTGATCAATTTCTCGCAGGGCGATCCGTGTTGGCGAGTCGTGACGATTCCAGAGCAGGTAGAGGAAGATCGCCGACATCTCGTGCGCGAGATGGATACGGTGACCCGGGAACGGACCCGCTCGATCAACCGCATCAAAGGCCTTCTGGTCTCGGTCGGCGTCCACTTGAGCCCGGCCAAAGCTTCCTTCCTCGAGGATCTGAAGGCAGCTCGTCTCTGGAATGGC contains:
- a CDS encoding IS110 family transposase is translated as MVKPKTLTLVPSPSPPLPPPGRGTPPPNPLSFCTTLIDELPPLPVGGEGGWERNYDAERATAVVGSRPQVSRQRKVDGNMYTTTATTSEHTPTLYLALDLGLRSWALALTVGHGQKPRRRSIAGGDVDALQQEIARAKKRFGLPDSAPVRSCFEAGRDGFWLHRWLVSIGVDNVVVDPGSIRVSRKARKARTDKLEAASLVAHLINFSQGDPCWRVVTIPEQVEEDRRHLVREMDTVTRERTRSINRIKGLLVSVGVHLSPAKASFLEDLKAARLWNGKPLLPGLLARVRMEFDRLCFLEEQLAALERQRTAAVEERRDPVLAEQVEQLTALKAIGPKGSLILSSELFSWRPYRNRREAASIVGLVPTPDRSGDLVHELGISKAGNRRVRAIAIQLAWAWVRYQPDSPITQWFEKRYAKGSGRSRKVGIVAVARRLIIALWRYVDQGIVPQGALLNH
- a CDS encoding CRTAC1 family protein — translated: MVRFAVLAALTVLALGDPTVASAVTFTNIAEDGGAGITWERVPSPRLAHRDAIVAMSPIPSMDFFGLRTNSSPQKGSGNPGLAIFDYDNDGDLDIYATNGPGAENSLYSSQLVESGSLTFVDVAGAAGVGAFDQDSAGVCYGDIDNDGDQDLYVLGTGEANILFENQGDGTFTDITAAAGVAGDGRHPVGCSFGDIDNDGLLDVVVANTYDDWTHRISVFRIGPTYEGMEHNYLFHNQGGNVFADVSASSGIENVSNMEGGAFTWAIAMVDYDQDGDIDIVSADNQGGAPQDRSEERGWNRIFQNDGTGQFTDVTIAAGMDIFGGWMGLDFSDLNCDGNLDFFATNLGYIGSGQPSRWFFGNDDGTFTDPGVGDLVMTPFGWGVSFLDYENDGDADIVFHGGVDILSLVDKSNPGVMLRNDGACSGIFSWDQDAFSTDHLNRTVHAVAVGDLDEDGFEDIVSASNFNVVEDFEIPFAGVLLPPFGSPFDEVSSATVSFSSREIMGFQVYLDPVFERGNLSVEINSADSGNKWIEVKALGTVGIVDDASTNRDGIGAVVAFTPRGGNTSLRPIIGGSSYSSQDDLAANFGLGQAPWGTVEVMWPGGTRNRLYGVRHSESITFPEIPCSIDDSNVLGYISCLRGSLADLESAGVLDRREKFRFLASGLRAFFENNAP